CTTGAGAGGCGTGAACACGTAAGGGCCCGCCGGCGCTCCAGGCCTCCGGCGCCCCTTGAGCCAGCCCTGCAGGGCGCGCTGGGCGGTTGGGCTCAGATATACCTGGCGCTCCTTATCCCCCTTCCCAATCACGCGGATGGCCACCGGCACCTCGTCCTCGTCAAATTCCACCGCATCAAACTCCAGGTGTAGCACCTCGGAGATCCGGCAGCCGGTCCCGTACAAAAAGGCCAGCAGCGTCCAGTCCCGCAGGGCCTTGTCCGGCGCGCTCTGGTTCTTGGCGGCCGCGAGGAGCCGCGAGACTTCCGCCGTGGTCAGGGCCTTGGGCAGCCGGGTGGGCAGCTTCGGCGATTTCAGTTCCGCCGGGCCACTCTGCATCGCCACCCCCTCGACTCCCTTGAGGTAACCCCAGAACTTCTTCCAGGAACTGATCACGCGCCGCGTTCGGGCTGGGGCCGTCTGATGCGCCTGGAGGTAGGCCCGCAGCTCGCGCGCCCCCACCTGTTCCCAGCCCTGCACCGCAGGCCGCTCGGCGGCCAGCCACGCGGCCAGCGCCGCCACATCGTGCCGGTACTGCCGCGCCGTCGCCGGACTCAGAGCCTCCTCCCTCAGGAGGTAGCTCTCAAAGCCAGGGATGTCGGTGGTGAGCGACATCAGCCCCTCCCCTGTTGACGCAGGCCACAGACAGAGGGCAGGAAGGGCCGCAGGGCAGGGGAGCGCTGTTCAGGCATGGGCAGGGTCCTTTCGGGAAGAGATCAGTTCAGGTGCTGCACGCCCAGGGCCAGCTCGTGGCCCTGACGCGCGGCGTCCAGGTGAAAGAGTTCAAGCGCCAGGGCGGCGCGGCGCTCAGCAATATTGCGGAGTGCCGCCTGACGTTCATCGTTCGAGAGGGGCGCCAGACGAACCGCCTCCAACTGCGCCCGAAAGAGGTCCAGTGCCCGGGCGTCCAGTTCCTGGTGATAAGCGTCCAGCTGGGTCATGGTCTAAGCCTCGTACCCCCGCTCCATGCAGGCTTCGCAGGGATCAAAGTGGGCCTCATGGCAACGGCAGCAAGGCTGGTGGGCATCATCTGGCATCGTCATTGTCCCTTCAGCGGCGGCTGGTCTGCCGCCCGGAGTACCCGAGGTTGTGAAACGGGGCGTCACGGCCGTCGCCGCCATACTTGCGGCGTGTCATCTCCAGCGTGATTGCCAGGGCCAGTGCATCCATGCGGCGCTGGGCGGCAGGCGTGTACAGGTGCAGGCGCCGAGGGTCAGTGTTCTTGTTCTTGGGATCGGCTTCCTGGGCTTGCAACTCGACCAGCAGCTGCGTCTGAGTCCAGCCGTCGTACTTCCCCATGTCAGTTGAGCGCCCGCTCAGCGGCCTCGCGCCCCTCGCGCTCGTGTTCGGCCCAGGTCTGCGCGCCGACCACCTTCACAGTGATGTGGCCGTGGTACTCGTCACTGGTCAGGCCCTCTGCCGTGATCTCCAGCACCAGCTGCCGGGTGCCGGTGCGCTGGGCCTGTTCCCACAGTGGCCCAATGGCCTCCGAGTGAATGCCGCCGAACGACACCCCGGGGCTCAGCGTGCGCTGCTTCTCCACGACCTCCAGTGCCAGCCGGTGCGCGTCAGCCGGGCTGTGCCCGGAGTTTTCCAACAGGTCTTGCAGGGCGTCCAGAAACGGGTTTTTCTCGTCGTGACTCATGCGCCCTCCCTCGGGGTGCAGGGGTGGGGGCGCGCGGGGCGCCCCCGTCCAGGCTCAGGCCGCGAACGTCACCACGTCGGGCACCCATCCAGCTTCCCGCAGTTTGGCGGCGAACTCCACAATGCGGCCCATCAGTTCTTTCTTGCTCAGCCCCGGCGCAATGCTGGGCTGGCAGGCTTTCGGCATCGTCGCCACCAGCGCCGTAAGCTGGGGAATGGTGTAGGCGCTCAGGAACTCGGTGGTCACGGTCCACTCCTGGGCCAGTCGCACGTCGGCACCGATCTGCCCCGCCACATACACGGCCAGCTCGCCGGGGCGGTGGCTCACGCTGTACCCCGACCAGTGGTGCAGCGAGTCGTGCATGTGATACGCCAGCAGCTCTAACAGCTCATCGGTGCTGAGCTCCATCAAGGCGGCGTGCAGACGCGCGCCGGACGGGCGGCGGGTCAGCTCACCGGGCTTGTTCGACTTGAACAGCCCTGGGTGCTGGGTCGTCCACCGCTCAATCAGCGCAGCCACTTCGGGCAGGGGTTCGGCCCCGCTCAGCGTCGGGGCGTCCTCCCGGCGCACCTTGACTTCAGTGCTCCCGCAGGCCGCTTCAAACAGGCCCTGGACCGTCAGCACGAGGCACCGCTTGGGGTCGTTCACCAGACTCCCCCACAACACGCGGGCGCGGGCTTCCTGGCCGATCTTGTGCGCGGCGTCCCGCACCGGGCGGTCCTCGGGGGCCGTCTGGGCACGGGTCTGGGCGCGGGCGGCGCTCTGCTTGGCTTTCTCTGCGGCCTGGGCGTCGGCCTTGCGAACCGCCCGCTCATGGCGGCGCATCTGGCCGCTGGCATTGAACACGTACACCACGCCGCGCAGGTTCTCGGGGCCGTAGTTCTCGTACTCGCGCCAGGGCAGGTTCTGCACGTAATCCGCCTGCACCACGTCCACGAACGCCCACGACCCGCTGTCCCGGTCAGCCTGCGCCTGTGCCTCAATGGCCGCGAGTTGCAGCGCCTGTGCTTTCTGCGTGTCCCGGAAGTACGCGGGGGTGAGGCCCCACAGGTCCTCATTCACCGCGAGGCCCGAGGCGGCCACATCGAACAGGGCGTCACTGACCAGCAGGCGGCCCTGGGTGGTCAGCTTGCGGAGCTGATCGGCGCTGTAGTGGTGGGGGTTGTCCTTGACCAGCTTCACCAGATGCTTTTTCAGTTCCCCGGTGGTCTGTGCGATCACCTGGGCCTGGGCCACGTTGATCTTGCCCTCGGTCAGCAGCTTGCGGGCCTCTTTGCCCAGCCCAGAGGCCAGGGTCAGGCGCTGCTCGACGAAACGCACCTCGCGCCCGCTCCGCACGGCGATTTCATCCGG
This DNA window, taken from Deinococcus aquaedulcis, encodes the following:
- a CDS encoding tyrosine-type recombinase/integrase, encoding MSLTTDIPGFESYLLREEALSPATARQYRHDVAALAAWLAAERPAVQGWEQVGARELRAYLQAHQTAPARTRRVISSWKKFWGYLKGVEGVAMQSGPAELKSPKLPTRLPKALTTAEVSRLLAAAKNQSAPDKALRDWTLLAFLYGTGCRISEVLHLEFDAVEFDEDEVPVAIRVIGKGDKERQVYLSPTAQRALQGWLKGRRRPGAPAGPYVFTPLKGAGAGRPFPVRTIEQAMHRAGARAGLRPEQSTPHKLRHSHATALVEAGRPIEEVQEVLGHASIATTQIYTRVNRNRLRAAAASLPDIFE
- a CDS encoding ParB/RepB/Spo0J family partition protein; the encoded protein is MTAARELTEAPATLRLATPTDAEVVQIPWTALRRSEFNPRREFDQQALFQLATDIYYKGVLQNLVVRPHPTEAGAYELAAGERRFRAVGLLVEGLELVDDQGGASELLKVPEGYTVPCRVQPMTDSQLVEIAVTENFQREDVTPLEEADGFSRLVGLGMTPDEIAVRSGREVRFVEQRLTLASGLGKEARKLLTEGKINVAQAQVIAQTTGELKKHLVKLVKDNPHHYSADQLRKLTTQGRLLVSDALFDVAASGLAVNEDLWGLTPAYFRDTQKAQALQLAAIEAQAQADRDSGSWAFVDVVQADYVQNLPWREYENYGPENLRGVVYVFNASGQMRRHERAVRKADAQAAEKAKQSAARAQTRAQTAPEDRPVRDAAHKIGQEARARVLWGSLVNDPKRCLVLTVQGLFEAACGSTEVKVRREDAPTLSGAEPLPEVAALIERWTTQHPGLFKSNKPGELTRRPSGARLHAALMELSTDELLELLAYHMHDSLHHWSGYSVSHRPGELAVYVAGQIGADVRLAQEWTVTTEFLSAYTIPQLTALVATMPKACQPSIAPGLSKKELMGRIVEFAAKLREAGWVPDVVTFAA